A genome region from Sander vitreus isolate 19-12246 chromosome 21, sanVit1, whole genome shotgun sequence includes the following:
- the LOC144536434 gene encoding somatostatin receptor type 2: MEASFLTDGDYNHTYMDEHLFFEGKMDSFGIAMAVLYLLVCILGLAGNSLVIVAILKLDKMSSSTTVYIFNLGLADGLFMVGLPFIVSQNFQNYWMFGDAACKLVMVLDGINQFTSVFCLTAMSLDRYMALADPLRFARWRTPRSAKIVSAFMWLFSLLTILPMALHFSADGGLCMPYLVSEAWWLGVLSYTFVLGFALPFTVMTASYAALLLTLRSQRLRATTPPNHESQRLERQVTNMVVAVVVVFGMCWLPFYTFNFYSLFQTGLVLSFTRAFDFVVLLSYSWSCANPILYACLSDTFRRHFRTLLCPAAKSPPSMHCNTERYDLSDTCVRDVTILA, translated from the coding sequence atgGAGGCCTCATTTTTAACAGACGGCGACTACAATCATACCTACATGGATGAGCATCTTTTCTTCGAGGGCAAGATGGACAGCTTTGGCATCGCCATGGCTGTACTCTACTTGCTGGTTTGCATCCTGGGCCTCGCTGGGAACTCCCTCGTCATCGTTGCCATTCTGAAGTTGGACAAAATGTCGTCTTCCACGACGGTGTACATTTTCAACCTGGGGCTGGCCGACGGACTCTTCATGGTCGGTCTTCCCTTCATCGTGAGCCAGAACTTCCAGAACTATTGGATGTTTGGCGATGCGGCGTGCAAACTGGTTATGGTGCTGGACGGCATCAACCAGTTCACCAGCGTCTTCTGTCTGACGGCAATGAGCCTCGACCGCTACATGGCTCTGGCCGACCCGCTGCGGTTCGCCCGCTGGAGAACTCCGCGCAGTGCCAAGATCGTCTCGGCTTTCATGTGGCTGTTCTCGCTGCTCACCATCCTCCCGATGGCGCTCCACTTCTCGGCCGACGGAGGCCTGTGCATGCCGTACCTTGTCTCCGAGGCCTGGTGGCTCGGCGTTTTGTCGTACACCTTCGTTTTGGGGTTCGCTCTGCCGTTCACGGTCATGACGGCGTCCTACGCGGCTCTGCTGCTCACCCTGAGGTCCCAGCGGCTCCGGGCGACGACGCCGCCCAACCACGAGAGCCAGCGGCTAGAGCGACAGGTCACCAACATGGTGGtggcggtggtggtggtgtttggGATGTGCTGGCTGCCATTTTACACGTTTAACTTCTACTCTCTGTTTCAAACCGGCCTGGTCCTGAGCTTCACCAGAGCTTTCGATTTCGTGGTGCTGCTGTCGTACTCTTGGAGCTGCGCCAACCCCATCCTCTACGCCTGCCTCTCTGACACCTTCAGGAGGCACTTCCGCACACTCCTCTGCCCCGCCGCCAAGTCgcctcccagcatgcactgcaaCACTGAACGGTATGACTTAAGTGACACATGTGTGCGAGATGTGACCATTCTGGCATAG